The Cyclobacterium amurskyense genome contains the following window.
TGCTCAATGGATTCAACAAGATGGAAAGACTTTGAATAAACCCACACATTTCCAAGAAAGAGAAGGAAAATTTTAATTATAAAATAATGAGTGAATTAAACCCCGCTATCAAGCAATTGTTACATGATGGTACAGTGATACCTGCCCATCCACTGGCTTTAAATGAAGAAAGAAAACTTGATGAGAAGTACCAACGGGCGCTTTCGCGCTATTATATTGCCTCAGGTGCAGGTGGCATAGCTGTGGGTGTCCACAGTACCCAATTTGAGATCAGGGAAGAGAAATACGGACTTTTTGAGCCGGTATTAAGGATGGCCATGGAAGAGGTCAAGGCTGCTGCGATAGATAGACCATTCGCAATGGTAGCAGGAATTGTAGGAGATACAGAGCAGGCAGTAGCAGAAGCTACTTTAGCTAAGGAGTTGGGATATGATTTGGGCTTGTTAAGTGCCGGAGGATTGGGTGACTGGTCCGAAAAAGACCTAATTAAAAGGGCAGAAAAAGTGGCAGAGGTTATTCCAATTTTCGGATTTTACCTTCAACCTTCTGCTGGTGGAAGGTTGTTAAGTTATGACTTCTGGAAAGATTTTGCTGACATACCTAATGTTCAGGCCATAAAAATGGCCCCGTTTAACAGGTACCAGTCTCTAGATGTGGTAAGGGCAGTTTGTTCCTCTAGTCGACATGAGGAAATAGCCTTGTATACAGGTAATGATGACAATATAGTGGCAGACTTGCTTACTCCATTTACTTTTGTGGTCGATGGCAAAAAGGTCACCAAAAAGGTTGTTGGAGGATTGCTAGGCCATTGGGCAGTGTGGACTACCAAAGCAGTAGCACTAATGGAGAGAATAAAGGAATGTAGAGACAATGATTCCAGAGGAATACAAGAATTACTCGAATTAGGCGTTCAAATCACAGATTCCAATGCAGTGATATTCGATCCGAAACATCAATTTAAAGGCTGTATTCCAGGAATTCACGAAGTGCTAAGACGTCAAGGCTTGCTTAAAGGAACCTGGTGTTTAAACCCTAATGAGGTACTGTCACCAGGCCAATCTGAAGAAATTGACCGAGTATACAATGCTTATCCATGGTTGAATGACGATGAGTTTGTAGCAAACAATCTTGAGAAATTCCTTTCTTGATACCTTATTGTGCCAAGAAATATTCAAAAAAGTTGTAAATAATCTTGTTGGATTCCGGATTTGGAGAATGGTCAGGTCGATTACTCATGCCCACTCTGTCCTTGTAGCCATAGAATGAATTTGCCTTTAGGCTATAGTTCAAAGGAATCCAACGATTCTCCCCGTCCTCTTCACCACCAGAAACCAAAAAAGGACGGGGAGCCATTAACACATGAAGTTCATGAAGGTCTTTCCCTTCCTTTATTAGCTGAGGATACAATCCTCTGGCTGGATTATCTTTAGTTGGAACACCTCGTTCTCGTCTTGGTCTTGGGTGATACCCCAGATAATAAGGCTCCCAATAATTAATATTTGGCCTAACTTGATCGAATACGATTCCAGGGTCTGACCAAGCAGCAGCAGCAAAATTCTCAAACAGACAAGATGCAAACATAGCCCATTTGCCTCCATAACTATGTCCCATAATGCCTATTTTGTCTTTATTGACTTCCTTCATATCAGCCAATAAATGCCAGGCATTGGCAGCAGCATAAGCCATTAAAGAGAGTGGTTGAACTGTGGAATGATCGATGTCTGGATAGTATAAAGAATAAGTCTTTGCATTGGAGGTTTCTGTTGTGCCGATAGAGAGCGTGACGAACCCTCTTTTGACCAATTGTAAAGCAAAGTCTCTATCTGGTTTTCCTTCTCCTATAGCCGTTTCAGGTTCGTAATACACAGTAACCACCGCAGGACGGTTATTGGCTTCATAGGGCAGTAAGAGATAGCCCTCGGTCATTTGGCCAGGTATCCACTCAAATCGAATTCTTTTTTTGATATAATCAGGTTTGTTGACTGTTTCCAGTATCTCGAAATTAGTTTTTACAATTAAATCCGGCCATTCGCCCATAAGCTTATGCCAGGAATCCAGTATTTCTTTTCTCCTTATTTTCCAGTCATCTAAAGTGGTCACCCGGCTTTTGTCATTGAAGATAAAGGGGTCCTTAAAATTCCCTTTTTTTCCTTCGTATTTAGCAGGGACAGTGAAATAAGGTGCAAGGTCATTCCATTCAACCATTATTTTATAAGGATCTTGAATGATCTCCCCTTCAATTTCCTTGTTTAGGTTCTTTCCATTTGTTGTTTGATTGATCTCCAATAAGGGTGAATCATTGGTGACTTCTGTATATAGTGTTGAAACAGTGGCAACTAATGATGTAAACAAGAGGAAGGATATAAATTTGATTGGCATTTTCTGAATGGTCTATGTTTATTTAAAGGTAAGAATTTCAGTTCTTAAAGCCTTTAAAATAAACTGTTTTTCCTTTTAAAATCTGGACTAACATAAGGAATAAGGCATTTTTATTGGTAATGCAATATTTTATAAATGGATTGACAGAACTTGCGGAATTACTTTATATTGCGGTTTGTAAAATAAATTATTTGATATATGTTTCGGTATTGGCTTTTAATAATAATTACTATTGTTTTCACTTCCTGTGGTTCTACCTCAAAAGAAAAGATCAATGTAGTTGGTCCTGAAAACAATGATTTAGTGCAGTGGTTGGAAGGCGAAGGTTTTGCTTTAGCTTTCCATTCTGACATTAGCTCTGCCTTAGAAGTAATGGAAAATGAAGCCACCTTATTGGTGCTTTCAGGAGATTATCCGCATAAACGAGTAGCAATACCTGAAGATTTTTTTACTGTCACTAAGGAGAACAACATTAAATTTTACCTTGAGTTTCCAGAAGACTTTGAGGGGCTTGAGAGTAATGGTGAAGTAATGAAGACCAGACTTGAACGAGCCGTAGTGGTGAGTGATCAATTTGGCACCAAATTAAGTCCTATGAAAATACTAGGCATTAACGACTGCCATGTTATATCCTCGGAAGTAAGTGACCCTTTGTTGGTAGTCGCTAAAGTGGCCGGTCTTGATAGCGCTGTTTATGGATTGGAAGGAGTTCCAGCATATCCGCTGCTGTTCAAAAAAGACCAAGGGTTTGTAGGACTAAGTAAGTTGTCTGGTTTTGCTAAAGGGAGGTTTGGCCCTGAAGCACACTGGAAAGTCATGTGGTCTCATATTATTACTGAACTTACTGGAAATAAATCCTTTAGTTTTGATTCATGGCCTCGTTTACTTGAACCATCCTTCAGTGCTACTGCTGAATTGGACAGGGAAGATAAAATGAATAGCGTTAAAAATGGAGTGGATTGGTTTGAAAAAGGAAAATTTTATATAGCAAAAGATTGGAAAGATTATTGGCTCAAATACCAAGGTGATGGTACC
Protein-coding sequences here:
- a CDS encoding dihydrodipicolinate synthase family protein, which codes for MSELNPAIKQLLHDGTVIPAHPLALNEERKLDEKYQRALSRYYIASGAGGIAVGVHSTQFEIREEKYGLFEPVLRMAMEEVKAAAIDRPFAMVAGIVGDTEQAVAEATLAKELGYDLGLLSAGGLGDWSEKDLIKRAEKVAEVIPIFGFYLQPSAGGRLLSYDFWKDFADIPNVQAIKMAPFNRYQSLDVVRAVCSSSRHEEIALYTGNDDNIVADLLTPFTFVVDGKKVTKKVVGGLLGHWAVWTTKAVALMERIKECRDNDSRGIQELLELGVQITDSNAVIFDPKHQFKGCIPGIHEVLRRQGLLKGTWCLNPNEVLSPGQSEEIDRVYNAYPWLNDDEFVANNLEKFLS
- a CDS encoding alpha/beta hydrolase family protein, which produces MPIKFISFLLFTSLVATVSTLYTEVTNDSPLLEINQTTNGKNLNKEIEGEIIQDPYKIMVEWNDLAPYFTVPAKYEGKKGNFKDPFIFNDKSRVTTLDDWKIRRKEILDSWHKLMGEWPDLIVKTNFEILETVNKPDYIKKRIRFEWIPGQMTEGYLLLPYEANNRPAVVTVYYEPETAIGEGKPDRDFALQLVKRGFVTLSIGTTETSNAKTYSLYYPDIDHSTVQPLSLMAYAAANAWHLLADMKEVNKDKIGIMGHSYGGKWAMFASCLFENFAAAAWSDPGIVFDQVRPNINYWEPYYLGYHPRPRRERGVPTKDNPARGLYPQLIKEGKDLHELHVLMAPRPFLVSGGEEDGENRWIPLNYSLKANSFYGYKDRVGMSNRPDHSPNPESNKIIYNFFEYFLAQ